The Triticum aestivum cultivar Chinese Spring chromosome 7B, IWGSC CS RefSeq v2.1, whole genome shotgun sequence genome window below encodes:
- the LOC123158006 gene encoding auxin-induced protein 15A-like: MGGKLQQLMSRLHLAKGGGGGKGGGAVPRGHFAVYVGEARARFVIPTAYLRHPSFVALLESAEEEFGFDHHGGGIIIPCSESDFVELVGSLSSSSPSSSWRH, encoded by the coding sequence ATGGGTGGGAAGCTGCAGCAGCTGATGTCGAGGCTCCACCTGgccaagggcggcggcggcgggaagggcggcggcgcggtgccgAGGGGCCACTTCGCGGTgtacgtcggcgaggcgagggcgcGGTTCGTGATCCCGACGGCGTACCTGAGGCACCCGTCGTTCGTTGCGCTGCTGGAGAGCGCCGAGGAGGAGTTCGGCTTCGACCACCACGGCGGCGGGATTATCATACCGTGCTCTGAGAGCGACTTCGTTGAGCTCGTCGGTAGCCtgagctcctcgtcgccgtcgtcgtcgtggcGGCACTAA